A section of the Candidatus Tisiphia endosymbiont of Nedyus quadrimaculatus genome encodes:
- a CDS encoding YqgE/AlgH family protein, giving the protein MSVNDKIFDNLSGKVLIATPYMLEGIFNKSLVYMLSHTAEGAMGLIFNNLVNHIEIKSFFKISDDQVDSNIMMPIYLGGPVEHERGFFLHSDDYNENLLLKFQNHLAVSSNPKIPHDIASGHGPKNSLFIIGYTAWKAGQLETEIKENLWIITKCDKEFIFSDHPESKWHNALQNLGIKESHFTSQMANA; this is encoded by the coding sequence ATGAGTGTAAACGATAAGATTTTTGATAATTTATCTGGTAAGGTTCTGATCGCTACTCCTTACATGCTTGAGGGTATATTTAATAAATCACTTGTTTATATGCTGTCTCATACAGCAGAAGGAGCAATGGGTTTAATTTTCAATAATTTGGTGAATCATATAGAGATAAAATCGTTTTTTAAAATATCTGATGATCAAGTAGATAGTAACATTATGATGCCTATATATCTAGGAGGACCAGTTGAGCATGAACGCGGATTCTTCCTACATTCTGATGATTATAACGAAAATCTACTATTGAAGTTTCAGAATCATTTAGCAGTTAGCTCTAATCCTAAAATCCCTCATGATATTGCTTCTGGTCATGGGCCTAAAAATAGTTTATTTATTATTGGATACACTGCTTGGAAAGCAGGGCAGCTTGAAACAGAGATTAAGGAGAATTTGTGGATAATAACAAAGTGTGATAAAGAATTTATTTTTTCTGATCATCCAGAGAGTAAATGGCACAATGCTTTACAAAATCTCGGTATCAAAGAATCCCACTTTACTTCACAAATGGCTAATGCTTAA
- a CDS encoding Na+/H+ antiporter subunit E: MHTKIFTLIILLLLLFGLTGVPTDIFALLVSLIIPSIAYLVAIKLNLIPDRIYLNYRSILYFIWLIKEIVVSSLGVMKIIWRKNLNLQPVFEWINSKQKNDTSLVIYGNSITLTPGTVTLNISNSMLLVHALEQSSIDNLKFGNFTMSKRVQHISKND; this comes from the coding sequence ATGCACACTAAAATCTTTACTTTAATTATTTTGTTATTGCTGTTGTTTGGTCTAACAGGAGTACCTACTGATATTTTTGCATTGTTGGTTTCCTTGATTATTCCCAGTATAGCTTATCTTGTGGCAATAAAGCTCAATTTGATCCCTGATAGGATCTATTTAAATTATCGTTCTATATTATATTTTATTTGGTTAATTAAAGAAATAGTTGTATCTAGCTTAGGAGTAATGAAGATTATATGGCGTAAAAATCTTAATCTACAGCCAGTCTTTGAGTGGATTAATTCAAAACAAAAAAACGATACAAGTCTTGTAATATATGGTAATTCTATTACCCTTACACCAGGAACTGTAACACTTAATATATCAAATAGTATGTTATTAGTTCATGCTCTAGAACAATCATCAATCGACAATCTAAAATTTGGTAATTTTACTATGAGTAAAAGAGTTCAGCACATTTCAAAGAACGACTGA
- a CDS encoding bifunctional (p)ppGpp synthetase/guanosine-3',5'-bis(diphosphate) 3'-pyrophosphohydrolase: MLYENLNDLHKITDNISIKLHENSIVGKISSRLKDPCSITKKLIRKNVGFHRLTDTIASRIIVDKQEDCYKVLDILNDNYCIFDKEDYIANPKPNGYSSLHVVAAAGILRRNTEIQIRTRDMHHIAEFSTANHDEYKKTQEAKIKEIFSQKVLNVAAIHTGLNNAYKLFKQFNWTMLELMAYEQEIEILWHSLQDNLCEIREQFIGE, encoded by the coding sequence ATGTTATACGAAAATCTTAATGATTTACACAAGATCACAGATAATATTAGTATTAAGTTGCATGAAAACTCTATAGTAGGGAAGATATCCTCTAGGTTAAAAGACCCTTGTTCTATCACAAAGAAGTTGATAAGAAAAAATGTTGGTTTTCACCGATTAACTGATACAATTGCCTCTAGGATTATAGTTGATAAGCAAGAAGACTGTTACAAAGTACTGGATATTCTTAATGATAACTATTGTATCTTTGATAAGGAAGACTATATTGCTAATCCTAAACCTAATGGTTATAGTTCTTTGCATGTCGTGGCTGCTGCTGGTATACTTAGACGTAATACAGAAATACAGATACGGACTAGAGATATGCACCATATAGCAGAATTTAGCACCGCTAATCATGATGAATATAAAAAGACTCAAGAAGCAAAAATAAAAGAAATATTTTCTCAAAAGGTACTTAATGTCGCTGCTATTCATACTGGACTAAATAACGCATATAAGCTCTTTAAACAGTTCAATTGGACTATGCTTGAACTAATGGCTTATGAGCAGGAAATTGAAATTCTTTGGCATAGTTTGCAAGATAACTTGTGTGAGATACGAGAACAATTTATAGGGGAATAA
- the infA gene encoding translation initiation factor IF-1, with protein sequence MTKEELINFEGVVLELLPNATFRVKLENGHFITAHTSGRMRKNRIRILVGDKITVEMTPYDLTKGRVIHRH encoded by the coding sequence ATGACCAAAGAAGAGCTAATTAATTTTGAAGGTGTTGTCCTTGAACTTTTGCCTAACGCAACTTTTAGAGTGAAGTTGGAAAATGGTCATTTTATTACCGCTCATACTTCTGGTAGGATGCGTAAGAATCGTATTAGGATACTTGTCGGAGATAAAATCACAGTGGAAATGACACCTTATGATCTAACAAAAGGTCGTGTTATCCACCGTCATTAG
- a CDS encoding TerC/Alx family metal homeostasis membrane protein: MTWVVFCTVIVGLLIYDLGFANQENKVMSFRQTIYFSLFYLIIACLFGIFIFFDMGGEKAREYYTCFFIEKAMSLDNIFIILMVFQFFSIPLIYQHRILFLGILGVIVFRAIIIYLGVIVISKFSWLLYIFAAILIVTGIKTFYIAKKSFKVEESYIYRILQKYFNLTPKISGYKFFVKTNNRLSITPLLASLIIIEIMDIVFAIDSIPAIFAITKDPYIIYTSNIFAILGLRALFLCLANIVEQFSYIKYSLALILIFIGIKIFAEHFIEIPSYSALAMTITLLLFGIIASIIRKRSVC, encoded by the coding sequence TTGACGTGGGTTGTTTTTTGTACAGTGATTGTAGGTTTACTAATCTACGATCTTGGTTTTGCAAACCAAGAAAATAAAGTGATGAGCTTCCGCCAAACTATTTATTTTAGTCTTTTTTATTTAATTATAGCATGCCTCTTCGGTATTTTCATTTTTTTTGATATGGGAGGAGAAAAAGCCCGGGAATACTACACTTGCTTTTTTATAGAGAAAGCTATGTCATTGGATAATATTTTTATTATATTGATGGTTTTTCAGTTTTTCTCTATTCCTTTAATATATCAGCATCGGATATTATTCTTGGGAATTCTAGGTGTCATTGTTTTTAGAGCCATAATTATATATCTAGGTGTCATTGTTATCTCGAAATTCTCTTGGTTATTATATATTTTTGCAGCTATTCTTATAGTTACAGGCATCAAAACTTTTTATATAGCAAAAAAAAGTTTTAAAGTAGAGGAATCGTATATTTATAGAATTCTGCAAAAATACTTTAATCTTACTCCTAAAATTTCCGGTTACAAATTTTTTGTTAAAACTAATAATAGATTGAGTATTACCCCCCTTCTTGCATCATTAATAATTATAGAAATCATGGATATTGTCTTTGCCATTGATAGTATACCAGCAATATTTGCTATCACTAAGGATCCTTACATAATTTATACTTCTAATATTTTTGCCATATTAGGTTTACGTGCCTTATTCTTATGTTTAGCTAATATTGTTGAGCAATTTAGTTATATAAAATATTCGCTAGCATTAATATTAATATTTATTGGCATAAAAATATTCGCTGAACATTTTATTGAGATTCCATCTTACTCTGCACTGGCTATGACTATTACTCTTCTGTTGTTTGGTATTATTGCTTCTATTATCAGGAAAAGGAGTGTATGCTAG
- a CDS encoding queuosine precursor transporter — translation MTIDEKIYITICVLFAILIVIGNLIYQKFVFLPILPFYTFELSVGAITYPLTFLLTDLIAEFYGKSKANFCVKLALAMNIIVTLIIAIMDRLNATEWSKIDNITFHKVFGLYSIAFIGSIIACYTAQLIDITIYLWIRKVTHGRWLWLRNNGSTAISLFVDTCIVISFMSIFGVLPIDRIWSLIVNSYSFKLFFTICSTPLFYIGVSIIKYVTKYKS, via the coding sequence ATGACCATAGATGAAAAAATTTATATTACTATATGCGTATTATTTGCAATTCTCATTGTAATAGGTAATTTAATATATCAAAAGTTTGTTTTCTTACCAATATTACCTTTTTATACTTTTGAACTTTCTGTAGGTGCGATAACATACCCATTAACATTTTTACTTACTGATTTAATTGCTGAATTTTATGGGAAAAGCAAAGCTAATTTCTGTGTTAAACTTGCACTAGCTATGAATATAATTGTTACATTAATTATAGCAATAATGGATAGGTTAAATGCCACAGAGTGGTCTAAAATCGATAATATAACTTTTCATAAGGTTTTTGGGTTATATAGTATTGCTTTCATAGGTTCAATTATTGCCTGTTACACTGCTCAACTCATTGATATTACAATTTATTTATGGATACGTAAAGTAACTCATGGTAGATGGCTATGGCTTAGGAACAATGGCAGTACAGCAATTTCGCTATTTGTAGATACTTGTATTGTTATTAGCTTCATGAGTATATTTGGAGTGCTACCAATAGATCGTATATGGTCACTTATAGTGAACAGCTATTCATTTAAACTTTTCTTCACAATATGTAGCACTCCTTTATTTTACATAGGAGTTAGCATAATAAAATATGTTACTAAATATAAAAGTTAA
- the fabF gene encoding beta-ketoacyl-ACP synthase II encodes MSTRRVVITGIGLITPLGIGVKPSWEGIIKGRSGIKSITRFDTSNLACKIAGTVDHSTDNGFNPEKFIHPRDVHKMDLFIQYGIAAAIEAVEDSGWKVKDELSGDRTGLILGSGIGGLGMIEETSVKFHKENNGKVSPFFIPSSLINLLSGHVSIKYGFTGPNQAVVTACSTGSHAIGDAMRMIQYGNVDVMVAGGAEAPVTPVGVAGFVAARALSTKYNSTPELASRPWDQYRDGFVMGEGAGVVVLEEYQHALARNAKIYAEIIGYGSTGDAHHMTSPHPDGRGAYRAMFYALKDAKIDASLIDYINAHGTSTQIGDAIELTAVQKLFWDANPNVLMSSTKSSIGHLLGAAGSVELIYSILAMRDQVAPPTLNLHKPIAEAKIDLVALEARNAKISYVLSNSFGFGGTNASLIIRKV; translated from the coding sequence ATGTCGACTAGAAGAGTTGTTATAACCGGTATTGGGCTTATCACACCACTAGGAATTGGTGTAAAGCCCTCTTGGGAAGGTATTATAAAGGGTCGCAGTGGTATCAAGTCAATCACAAGATTTGATACTTCTAACCTTGCCTGTAAAATAGCGGGTACAGTGGATCACTCAACAGATAATGGCTTTAACCCGGAAAAATTTATTCACCCTCGCGATGTCCATAAGATGGATTTATTCATCCAATATGGTATCGCAGCAGCTATTGAGGCAGTTGAGGATAGCGGATGGAAAGTAAAAGATGAATTATCGGGAGATAGGACCGGCTTAATACTTGGTTCAGGAATAGGTGGACTTGGGATGATCGAAGAAACATCTGTAAAGTTTCATAAAGAAAATAATGGTAAAGTTAGTCCATTTTTTATTCCCTCCTCATTAATTAACCTCCTTTCAGGTCATGTTTCCATTAAATACGGATTTACCGGACCAAATCAGGCTGTCGTTACAGCTTGTTCCACTGGCTCTCATGCTATAGGGGATGCTATGCGTATGATTCAATACGGTAATGTAGATGTTATGGTTGCTGGCGGAGCTGAAGCACCGGTTACTCCGGTTGGAGTGGCTGGATTCGTTGCTGCAAGAGCATTATCTACTAAATATAATTCTACACCTGAACTTGCATCAAGACCATGGGATCAATATCGTGATGGATTTGTAATGGGAGAAGGGGCAGGTGTTGTAGTACTTGAAGAATATCAGCATGCTCTTGCTAGAAACGCTAAGATTTATGCTGAAATTATTGGATATGGTTCTACTGGTGATGCTCATCATATGACCTCACCTCATCCCGATGGAAGAGGGGCTTATAGAGCTATGTTTTACGCTCTTAAAGATGCAAAAATTGATGCAAGTCTTATTGATTATATCAATGCCCACGGTACTTCTACCCAAATTGGTGATGCTATAGAGTTAACGGCTGTTCAAAAATTATTTTGGGATGCTAACCCGAATGTTCTTATGTCGTCAACCAAATCATCTATTGGTCATTTACTTGGAGCAGCTGGTAGCGTAGAATTAATATATTCAATTCTTGCTATGCGAGACCAAGTCGCTCCACCAACTCTAAATTTGCATAAACCGATAGCAGAAGCAAAAATAGATTTAGTTGCTTTAGAAGCTAGAAATGCAAAGATTAGTTATGTGCTTTCTAATTCATTCGGATTTGGAGGAACTAATGCTAGTTTAATTATTAGGAAAGTATAG
- a CDS encoding DHA2 family efflux MFS transporter permease subunit: protein MSYATRSCPSPLSNKQLLAFFAMIVGMFMAVLDIQIVASSLSVIAAGLSASSDELSWVQTSYLIAEVIIIPITGFTAKLLSTRISYFIAALGFTVMSILCSLASNIETMIIFRALQGFFGGAMIPTVFSTVFIIFPASKRPVVTVIVGLVVTIAPTLGPTLGGYITENLSWHFMFLLNVIPGIFVCVVVYLYADFDQPNYNLLKNFDFVGIILLTVTLASLQYVLEEGNKKGWIEDNLILFLIILIVVGFIMLVIRELTFINPILDLTTFANKNFTFGCIYSFVIGIGLYGAVYLLPLFLFTIAGFNTVQIGFTMMVTGMAQFLSAPLAGKMLGSGLDLRIMLAIGLAMFSLGCYLNSFLTADAKFAEFFLPQFIRGLAMMFCFLPTNNIALDSMSKDKVGNASGLYNLTRNLGGAVGLAVISLLLTDKTKIFNQYLNENISSTSPSILMKLQFLGQLLDGKVVDPEKASYFLLASNINKEAFVIAINSIFSIISALFFVVMIFLPFTSTVKGGGKYDAH from the coding sequence ATTTCCTATGCAACTAGATCTTGCCCCTCCCCACTATCAAATAAGCAGTTACTTGCATTCTTTGCAATGATAGTAGGAATGTTTATGGCAGTGTTGGATATTCAAATTGTTGCCAGTTCTTTATCAGTCATTGCAGCGGGTCTTTCTGCTTCTAGTGATGAATTATCTTGGGTTCAAACATCATATCTTATAGCAGAAGTGATTATAATACCAATAACCGGTTTTACAGCCAAGCTTCTCTCCACTAGAATTTCTTATTTTATTGCTGCTCTTGGTTTTACCGTTATGAGTATTCTATGTTCGCTAGCCAGCAACATAGAAACAATGATTATTTTTAGAGCTTTACAAGGATTTTTTGGTGGAGCAATGATACCAACTGTCTTTAGTACAGTATTTATAATTTTTCCTGCCTCAAAACGCCCAGTAGTTACTGTGATAGTAGGATTAGTCGTAACAATAGCCCCAACACTTGGACCAACGCTGGGTGGTTACATTACTGAAAACTTATCTTGGCATTTTATGTTTTTACTCAATGTAATACCTGGTATTTTTGTTTGTGTAGTCGTATATTTATACGCTGATTTTGATCAACCTAATTACAATTTGCTTAAGAATTTTGATTTTGTTGGCATTATTTTATTGACTGTTACTCTTGCTTCTTTGCAATATGTTTTAGAAGAAGGAAATAAGAAAGGCTGGATAGAAGATAATTTGATATTATTCCTTATCATACTAATTGTTGTTGGATTTATTATGTTAGTTATTAGAGAACTGACCTTTATTAATCCAATCTTAGATCTAACAACTTTTGCTAACAAAAATTTTACTTTTGGTTGTATCTACTCTTTTGTCATAGGTATAGGGCTATATGGTGCAGTCTATTTATTACCTTTATTTTTATTTACAATAGCTGGTTTTAATACTGTGCAAATTGGTTTTACCATGATGGTTACTGGTATGGCACAATTTCTGTCAGCTCCACTTGCAGGAAAAATGCTTGGCTCTGGACTAGATTTAAGAATTATGCTGGCTATCGGTCTTGCTATGTTTAGTTTAGGTTGTTACCTAAATAGTTTTTTAACAGCAGATGCTAAATTTGCCGAGTTTTTCTTACCGCAATTTATTAGAGGACTGGCGATGATGTTTTGCTTTTTACCTACTAATAATATTGCTTTAGATAGCATGAGTAAAGATAAAGTAGGGAATGCTAGTGGGTTATATAATCTTACTCGTAATCTTGGAGGGGCTGTTGGGCTTGCGGTTATTAGCCTACTTCTTACAGATAAAACTAAGATTTTTAACCAATATTTAAATGAAAATATTTCTTCCACTTCACCCTCTATTCTAATGAAATTACAATTTCTAGGACAATTATTGGATGGTAAAGTGGTTGATCCGGAAAAGGCTTCGTATTTTTTGTTAGCCAGTAATATAAATAAGGAAGCATTTGTAATTGCGATAAATAGCATTTTTAGTATTATAAGTGCATTATTTTTTGTGGTAATGATCTTTCTACCGTTTACATCAACTGTTAAAGGCGGAGGAAAGTATGATGCACACTAA
- a CDS encoding Maf family protein, producing the protein MSNIESTFLKQQNIPIVLASQSPARLELLKRIKVFPTQIIPANIDETEYLRELPNQLVTRLAQEKAEVVAKKISGEAIIIAADTVVVRGRKILPKALTSEDVRYCLNILSGRRHRVYTGICIIKKTLEQVLLRQKLVQTIVKFKRLSQQEIEFYCSLDEGINKSGGCGIHGYAEAFVPSIYGSYSNIMGLPLLETLHMLTSLGFKNRPLK; encoded by the coding sequence ATGTCAAATATAGAATCCACTTTTTTAAAACAGCAGAATATACCTATAGTTCTAGCCTCACAATCACCTGCAAGGCTTGAATTACTAAAAAGAATAAAGGTATTTCCTACACAAATTATTCCCGCTAATATAGATGAAACAGAGTACTTACGAGAGTTACCAAACCAATTGGTAACAAGATTAGCACAGGAAAAAGCCGAGGTTGTTGCCAAAAAAATAAGTGGTGAAGCTATAATTATAGCAGCTGATACTGTTGTGGTTCGCGGTAGAAAAATACTACCTAAAGCTTTAACAAGTGAAGATGTTAGATATTGCCTTAATATTTTATCTGGAAGGCGTCATAGGGTTTATACAGGCATCTGTATAATAAAAAAGACTCTTGAACAAGTTCTGCTGCGACAAAAATTAGTGCAAACCATAGTCAAGTTTAAAAGATTGAGCCAGCAAGAGATAGAATTTTACTGTAGCCTAGATGAAGGAATCAATAAATCAGGCGGCTGCGGAATTCATGGATATGCCGAAGCTTTTGTTCCTAGCATATATGGATCTTACTCAAATATTATGGGATTACCACTACTGGAAACCCTGCATATGCTTACTTCTTTAGGTTTTAAAAATAGACCTCTTAAATAA
- a CDS encoding HD domain-containing protein, which produces MEGINNSWLKFESCDYADRLLAKLSQLNSEVDQPIDLNIVKKAIYYAKKYHGEQKRQTGEPYYSHPIEVAYRLAEYAAQNDKQYFRTDLTVTAILHDTIEDTKLTKSNIAYIFSDLIADQVEKLTRVKCDRKISSAEIMELLWQQKRYDIIMVKIFDRIHNLETVGIKSPEKIKKIIEETVKNFISISMCCGTKQLENILTTLCYKHLPITDPLELTTIIQHKYQLPTPTFENDINQK; this is translated from the coding sequence ATGGAAGGCATTAATAATAGTTGGTTAAAGTTTGAATCATGTGATTATGCTGATAGGTTACTCGCTAAACTCTCTCAGTTGAATAGTGAAGTAGATCAACCAATAGATCTGAACATTGTTAAAAAAGCCATCTATTACGCCAAAAAGTATCATGGAGAGCAGAAAAGACAAACAGGAGAACCCTATTACTCGCATCCAATAGAAGTGGCATATAGGCTTGCAGAATATGCAGCACAAAATGATAAGCAGTACTTTAGAACCGATTTAACTGTAACCGCTATACTGCATGATACCATTGAGGATACTAAACTTACCAAAAGCAATATTGCCTATATCTTTAGTGATCTAATTGCTGATCAGGTAGAAAAACTAACTAGGGTTAAGTGCGACAGAAAGATTAGCTCGGCAGAAATCATGGAATTATTATGGCAGCAAAAGAGATATGATATCATAATGGTTAAAATATTTGACAGAATTCACAATTTAGAAACTGTTGGTATAAAATCTCCAGAAAAGATTAAGAAGATAATAGAAGAAACTGTTAAAAATTTTATAAGTATTAGCATGTGTTGTGGAACAAAACAACTAGAAAATATATTAACTACTTTATGTTACAAACATTTACCAATTACTGACCCCTTAGAACTCACAACAATTATCCAACATAAATACCAGCTTCCTACTCCAACTTTTGAAAATGATATAAACCAAAAGTAA
- the acpP gene encoding acyl carrier protein, with protein MSENINITQNVVEQDIVEQEVIEIVVNKLKVKKDSITLESRFVEDLKADSLDTVELMMEIEAKYKCDIPDEDARKILTVSDVVQYIIKKQLIINNHVD; from the coding sequence ATGAGTGAAAATATAAATATTACACAAAATGTTGTTGAGCAAGATATTGTCGAACAAGAGGTTATTGAAATCGTTGTTAATAAATTAAAAGTAAAAAAAGATTCAATTACCCTTGAATCTAGATTTGTTGAGGATCTTAAAGCCGATAGTTTAGATACAGTTGAATTAATGATGGAAATAGAAGCAAAGTATAAATGTGATATACCAGATGAAGATGCTAGGAAAATTTTAACTGTCTCTGATGTTGTACAGTACATAATAAAAAAACAACTAATTATAAATAATCATGTCGACTAG
- a CDS encoding DASS family sodium-coupled anion symporter, which translates to MWYIPAPEGLDIKVWHLSIIFITTIVAIILNPLPMGAIALFSILCCVLTQTLSLEQSLSGFSHSIIWLVLFAFFIAQGFIKTGFGERIAYHIILLVGQSTLGLSYALVIVDFILAPFIPSVCARGGGIIFPIAQSLCTAYSDKTNYETSVSNGGFLMKVVFQSNVITSAMFITSMAANPLAVKFAADAGIIISWSDWAIAAIVPGVISLAVMPLILYYLHPPSIKYDPSAIQIARAKLQEIGDISLQEIIMLITFVILIFLWMLGSKWGLSATTVALLGVCILLLCKIIKFEDILADKGAWHTFIWYGTLVMISSFLSDFGLISWVSDKLRDNLLCFFSPMIGIIILSVIYFYIHYFFASTTTHIAILFPTFLALFMHARMPGLLSALLLSFLSILSSGLTHYGLSSAPIYFETGYMKIRTWWYLGLVLSLVYGIIWIFIGGMWWKTLGLW; encoded by the coding sequence ATGTGGTATATACCAGCCCCTGAAGGGCTTGATATTAAAGTATGGCATCTTTCTATTATATTTATTACCACTATTGTGGCTATAATTCTTAATCCTTTACCTATGGGGGCTATAGCCTTATTTAGCATACTCTGTTGTGTTCTGACCCAAACCCTTTCCTTAGAACAAAGTCTATCCGGGTTTAGTCATAGCATTATATGGCTGGTGCTGTTTGCTTTTTTTATTGCTCAGGGTTTTATAAAAACAGGCTTTGGGGAGCGGATAGCTTATCACATCATTCTACTTGTCGGACAAAGTACCCTTGGTCTTTCATATGCTTTGGTAATTGTTGATTTTATACTCGCCCCTTTCATTCCTAGTGTATGTGCTAGGGGAGGAGGGATAATTTTTCCTATCGCTCAGTCACTCTGTACCGCTTACTCTGATAAAACAAATTACGAAACATCCGTTTCAAACGGTGGATTTCTCATGAAAGTAGTCTTTCAATCAAATGTGATAACTAGTGCTATGTTTATTACCTCTATGGCCGCTAATCCTTTAGCTGTTAAGTTCGCAGCTGATGCTGGGATTATAATTTCATGGAGTGACTGGGCAATAGCAGCTATAGTGCCAGGCGTGATTTCTCTTGCTGTTATGCCTCTTATTCTTTATTACTTACATCCCCCCTCAATTAAATACGATCCATCTGCTATACAAATAGCTAGAGCAAAATTGCAAGAAATAGGTGATATATCATTGCAAGAGATTATTATGCTAATAACTTTTGTAATTTTAATTTTTTTATGGATGCTTGGCAGCAAATGGGGATTATCAGCTACTACAGTCGCACTGTTGGGCGTATGTATTTTATTATTATGCAAAATAATTAAGTTTGAAGATATTCTTGCAGATAAAGGTGCATGGCATACCTTTATTTGGTATGGCACTTTAGTTATGATCTCAAGTTTTTTGTCTGATTTCGGTTTAATATCATGGGTTAGTGATAAACTTAGAGATAATTTATTATGTTTTTTCTCTCCAATGATTGGTATAATTATACTTTCTGTAATATATTTTTATATACATTACTTTTTTGCCAGTACTACAACCCATATTGCTATACTTTTTCCTACTTTTCTAGCGTTATTTATGCATGCTAGAATGCCTGGTTTACTATCTGCATTGCTACTTAGTTTTTTATCAATATTATCTTCGGGTCTTACTCATTATGGACTCAGTAGTGCTCCAATATATTTTGAGACAGGATATATGAAGATCAGAACATGGTGGTATCTTGGTTTAGTTTTGAGTCTAGTATATGGCATTATATGGATTTTTATAGGCGGTATGTGGTGGAAAACACTAGGTTTGTGGTAG
- a CDS encoding CvpA family protein: MFTWFDIIILAIITTSSMLGAYGGIIKLTISLLGFIVSILFAYYLSPYTISIITRYFNNHIALVVTSGIISYIISLIICSFVTRKFLLMISIISGGVIDRSLGLAAGMLRGTIICLCIFLVLTIFFSDSYLQAETLKDVMQNTTIDKYPKWLKESVTTSYLDNLSKNLIRTLPQDSFESIKLPKKSKIIDTTNVLEKSQSQESPNKVKQLPEDLMQELDEVLSKKVENHD; the protein is encoded by the coding sequence ATGTTTACTTGGTTTGATATAATAATACTGGCAATTATTACTACTTCATCGATGCTCGGGGCATATGGAGGAATAATAAAGCTTACTATTAGCTTACTTGGCTTTATAGTCTCAATTCTTTTTGCCTATTACCTATCTCCATATACTATTTCCATTATTACTCGATATTTTAATAACCACATTGCATTGGTAGTTACCTCTGGGATTATTTCCTATATTATCTCTCTAATCATATGCTCTTTTGTAACCCGTAAATTTCTTTTGATGATTTCTATTATAAGTGGTGGGGTCATTGACAGATCTCTAGGCTTAGCCGCAGGCATGCTTAGAGGTACGATTATTTGTTTATGTATCTTCCTAGTCCTAACAATTTTCTTTTCTGACAGTTACTTACAAGCAGAAACCCTAAAAGACGTTATGCAAAATACTACTATTGATAAATATCCAAAATGGCTTAAGGAATCTGTGACTACATCGTATCTAGATAATTTAAGTAAAAATCTTATAAGAACTCTACCACAAGATAGTTTTGAGTCCATTAAATTACCTAAAAAATCAAAGATTATTGATACTACAAATGTGTTAGAAAAATCACAATCTCAAGAATCTCCCAATAAAGTAAAACAACTCCCTGAAGATCTTATGCAAGAACTTGATGAAGTATTATCAAAAAAAGTAGAGAATCATGACTAG
- a CDS encoding BolA family protein, whose amino-acid sequence MTKINRIKRKLDVLKPHYCEIVDESYKHASHNGGITESHLKIKIFAAAFIGKSLLEQHKIINNLLADELASGLHALSIDTKNPRSPTD is encoded by the coding sequence ATGACCAAAATAAATAGAATAAAAAGAAAACTAGATGTGTTAAAACCACATTATTGCGAAATAGTTGACGAAAGTTACAAGCACGCTAGCCATAATGGTGGCATTACTGAAAGTCATCTTAAGATCAAAATTTTTGCAGCAGCTTTTATAGGAAAAAGTTTGCTAGAACAACATAAAATAATTAACAATCTTTTAGCAGATGAACTAGCTAGTGGACTACACGCATTATCAATTGATACGAAAAACCCCCGCTCACCTACTGATTAA